The sequence AGCTGGCGGTGCTATTGGAGCTGTTAGAGGTAGAGGAGGTAGAGCTGGAGTTGTTGGAGTCAGAGGTACCGGTGCAACTGCAGCTGTTGGAACTCAGTCTTCCCAAACTTCCACAATAACCCAACAAACTCCAAGAGGAAGAGGAACTGGAATTGGTAGAGCTGGTAATGCCCGAATAAGGGGTGGAAATAGTGGACTGCAAGTTATCCAGTGGAGAACATGACTAGGAGGAATGCTTCTCTGATGGAAATGACTCAAGACCAACCACCTGCAAAGAGAGGCAAGCAATCAAAGAAAAGCACAGTCGTGCAGTGGTATTAGGTAAGCTTCTTTTATTAGAACTGAAATTGGATTAAGTGTAGTATAGTTTCATGGTAAACAAGTATATTCAGTACTTTTAACTTACTTTCTTTTGGATGCAAAATTGATCTTGGAAGCAAAACTGAAGTTGTGATATGTTAACTGTTAACATGAAatacaattgatttttttttgttaaactgGACCTGTTTTATATGTTGTCATATTATTTTTAGATCAGACTATTTCTTTTCCTTTCATCATACATGTAACTTCATCTATTCTAGTTGTATGAGAGTTGCTGGTACGAAGAACTCAGGCAGTTCTACTTGTATTTTTTGGGTTGTAATTGCTTGAAACGGTTGTCGGATTTGTTTTTGCATCTTATGAAGGCATGCAACGAAATGAATGTCAACCACACATCTCGGAGCAATTTGGACCGTAGATTCTTTCAATGATAGCACGTGATTTTTAAGTGGGCACGTGCGTGAAATATTTAACGGAGTGTCAAACTGCGTAAATAAGTTAACTGACGGAAGTTAATGGACGTCAGATGACACTAACAGTTTGACCAGTTGACTAACGGGTTCGACGACCCACACTCTAAAACGGACAAACTTACGACCCAAACTCAAATACATACCAAAACTTACGAtccaaacactaattaactcaATAAAGATTATGAAATCTTACTGCCAAAAAAAAGTAGGGCTTTCCAATTACAAAAATGTAACGACAACTTTGCAAGATCCATTATATTAGATAATGAGTGAAGAATATAAACCCTTTAAAATTACTAAAATGGCGATTTGTGTATATGCCTATTTTCTAAATTATATTCCTTCCATCTTCCGGAGTTTACTTCTTTCGATTAAAAGTGCATACGATAATCAAAACTAAATAGTATAATATTGTAAGTTGCTAAAAGCCAGAGACCCGACAGTGGTTCAAGTGCGCAAGTAGTTTAGGAAAGTTTGGGTTTTCGATTTCTTCGCATCTAGTTAAGGTTATCTTTCCTTTTATGTTCATCTTCGGATTATCTTTTTCTTAGCTTCCAAGTTTTATGATCTATTTAAGAAAGCCGAGAATGTTATTTTGAAGGCAgttgatttaataagaaaatttTTTAAACTCATAGAGTTATCATATGTTCAGTTTATGTTAATCCCATAACCCTGCATCAGGTGTGCATGATAACATAACTCTTTTACTCTTTCTTGAATCGTTCCCATCCAACTCACTATTCTCTAGCCCAAAATATATTACTAGGCCATCCATTCCAGACTCTCAAGCACTAGAAATCGTGAAATCAAATCACCCTAAAAAAATGAAGTTGTCTGTCACACcgtctttttctctttctctacaTTCCTTTGCTTGTATTTTAATCTTACCAGCTACTAATCCAAGCAAGAAATGTTGTCACGAAATTTGTGTTCCAAATCAATGCCTCAATATTTGTCTCCAAACATGCTTCGAAATAATGGTCACTAAGCCATAAAAACGTACTCTAATTAAACAAATTCAAAGCCATAAAATGCTGCTGGACTGCACTCCAATTCGTCGCCCCTTGCTGTTTGCATCCAGCTCCACCCCCTAGTCAGGATTTTCAAGTACATGATTTCATCCTCTGGTCACGATTTTCCTGCCATGCATTCATGATAAAAAAATTCCAATAAGTATGTTTCGTCTCAACTCCTACCAAAGGTTTTAGCTTCAGATGAAACACTTACAACCTCAAGAGAAGCAATGTATTCCTCGATCACTGTCTTTGTACTTTCTACTGATCCGCCCGCGCTGCCAATGTTGTCACGATATTCCTTCATGAATGAAAGATAAAAAAGTACCCTTCAGGAAGTTTCTTACAGGACTCCTAAGTTAACCGTTATCAATCACATTACACAAATACTTGACACAAATGAGAGCAGGACTTTTCTGAATACACACCGAGAGAATATCCCACACAACTTTCTTCTCTATCTGGTGATGGGACAATTCACTTTCAATCTTAGCACTTATCCTACAAGTCCAGTATAACCTTGAGTTAATGACATGCAGTGTGGCTTTTATACAGATAAAGGTCAAAACAAGAGAAGTAGATGGGAACACTCACTCGGACGACCAAAGATAACCAAGAATAACAGCAATGGACTGCAGCAGATCCATAATGGGAAAACATTAGAGTCAAAAGGAAAGAGATATAAGATGCATAAGAGCAAGACTGCAAGAGCAATGCTGACCTGAAGCGTGGGGAATCCATATTGCAATTTTTCCTTGTAGAGCTCAGACGAGTTCAGCTGTAAAATATTAAAAGCAGAAGAGACAAACAACAACAGTATAATaatatatttgacatcaaaacagATAAACTTATCATGTGAAAAAAAGCGACATGAAAATTTGAGCAACCTGTTTCTTTTTGAGATGATTTGCCGCTGCATCAACTTTTTTGGAATATCTGCACGACGATCAGAAACCGCTAAGGAATCTCAGGGAGGAAATGTCAGACATCTCTGGAACCGGTGCTTTTAATAATTTTAAGAAGCATAAATTCAAAATACAACTTCTAGCTTTGATAATAGAAAATCGTGAATTAGACAAACAAATGGGTAGGGTGTACCGTATGAAGTGCTCCATAAGCCAAGTGATTCGTTCACCATCATTCTCCTCAAACCTTTTTGACAATATATGTTTTTCCGTCTCGGCAATGCCACCTGAACAAGATAAGATATCCCTCAGTGAATTTTAAATGTCATTTCGAAGCAGGCGTCAGTGAAGATGAAAGCAGGATTCCTAAGGCGTCAGTGAAGATAAAAGGCGCTAGGCAAGGCGAGGCGCCAAGCCTAGCGCCTTTGGCGCCTAAGGCGCCCCAGGCGAGCGCCCAAGATTTAGAAAAAAACATATGTAAGCTTAATTTGGCGCCTTAAGCGCCTTTTCTTCTAGGCGCTAGGCCTGCGCTTAGTGCGCCTTTTGCGGCTAGGCGCTAAAGGCgctcgccttttacaacatagagcAGGAAGATATAGAAAACCAATGGTTCTTCACACAGACAAAAGCAATAGCATGAATACGAGACCTAGCTCATCACCAGACAATAACTGACTGCCAAATCTTAGACATGAAGACACCAACTATCACACGATTTCATGAAAAATGAGCAAATAGTCCCCCACCACGGAAATATCATACAGATTGTGGACTGAATTGAGTAGATAAAATGCAGCTGTTTAAATGTGCAACAAGGTATCCAGAAAGGAACGCAACTATATCTCGGAAATCTAGGCACTCAAATACTAACCAACAGACAAAAAAACATCAATAAAGTCAGATTAGCTATAAAATTTGCTTGCCTTACCAGTTAATGATTCAATTAGAGATATAAGACGTTCTTCAATTTCTGCTTTAAAATGCATAGTGCTCCCATGAATCTGAGAAAGTAACCAAAGTAAATCTTCCGAATTCTAGATATATTTCTTATATATAGACTAAAAACGTGCACATCCGAAGTTGCATGGCAAAATAATCTTACCATATCCATGGAAGGAGGGAATATTGCAATGTCCAATTCCAAAGCATCATTCACAAACTTGTCAGAAGCACAACCTTTCACTATATCAAGTGCCGCAATGGCAGAcccacaaaaataatcaattccTCATCCTGGATGATTTTGATCATTACCTTGACTCCTCCAGCATTGACAAAATGCACTTTGTTCTCCAGATGTTctaatagaaaaaataaaaaaacaaagtccaaggcaggtcttcttcttcttcttgttctttctcttcttctgttttttctTCGTCAGGACTTGTAAGAGATGAAAGAGCATTTACAACAACAGGCACAATGCCCATTTGGCCTAACTGGAATCTATTTTTCATACTAGACATCAAAAGAGTATTTAAAAACCCCACAGCACACACTTTTGCATCCCATTTGGTACATGTGATTGCTTCCAATACCCAATTAATCAGTTTGCTGTTACAGCCGGCAATTGTTGCTACAGCTCCTCCTCCTTCAAAAATCATCTGTGCAATATTTTGTACTGCTCGTAAATCATCATTGTCAGAAAACTTGCCAATAGTAGAAGCAAATACTTCTAAGGCTCCCATGTTAACTAGAGATTGCACCATCAAGGCAACTTGTGTTTTTTGACCAGGAACTGCATAATCCTCATGAGTTAGCTAAAGTTCTTCGAATGTTGAAAGAGTACAACTAGCTAAACGCTTACCGCATTTATCATCTTTTAATAATTCAATCATCGACGGAAAAACCTCCTTAAGATTTACTAACTGAGGAAAGAATTTGTGATAAACTGTTTTGACCTTTCTGAACTGTCTGATTACTTTGATAAGCTTCTGTTCACAATCAGCGATTTCAGGTGCACTATCCTCCTTTTTACGAGCTGCTTTGGTGTAATCTTTGAATATTTGTACGAAGGATGTCTCAAGTTCTTCTGGTGTTTTAGCTTTAGGAGCTGGATATCTGTCGGACACCGCTCGAATATCTTGATCAGTTCTCGGTTGTAATGCgctgactgaaaccctaggccTTTGGAACGGATAGCAGTCGCCGGAGTTTGGAGTACCCATCTCTCTCTGCTGCACAATCTTCTGAGACAAGCAGCGGCACTAGAATAACATTATGTTATAGATCTTCGGAGAAGATGCAGTTCTTTATTGGGCTGGGTTTGCAACTGCACGACCATGCTCTAAGCTGGTTCCGCCCTGTAGCTCATCCACTGCCGCATTTGGTTGAGCCCGTATTAGGATTCTTCCTCTCCATGTCTACTAACAGCAGCATCTTGCGAAGCCATGGAAATAGCAACAGACCGACTGACCATTGCTCTCGGGACTGCCGGTGTTCATTTTTCATGCATAGCACTTTTTATTTGGCTCAACACACTATTCCATAGTTCTTGACGGACCCGCACACGTctctttttcatcatttttttaatatttctaaGGTGACAAAATTTACCTGAACAGTTGTCAATTCGAATGAACCATGAATGCAAAATGCTAGCTGCATTTTTCAATACAAAATGAAATACTATTTCAAGCATTCagattgaatattcaattttCAGAACTACAAATGCTGGACATATTATAGGTTGGGTCGTGGGTACAGCGAGTTGTCCTGTTGATCCAGAAATGAGTTCCTCAAGCCCAGAAATACAGCCTACATGTTGTTGGCAGATACTTAAAAGAGAGATGATGTTGTGCGATGGTAATGTGGAAGTGACAAAGGCGCTCATCAGAACCAGGTGTCTCGTATATGGTCAAAAGACAAGGCAAGCCAGAAAAACCATTTACTTGTAGGCATTTCAATGAGGTCCAAAATAAAAGAAGCTCCCTCTTGCTGCTCCATAGACAGCCTCTACAACCTTCCAGAACCAGCAAATCTATTCGTCAAGGTTTCTGTGTAGCCTTCCTACTCGGCATGCTCTTTCCAATCTATTAAAAGAATAGGATTATCACCTCCAAGTAAAGCACAATCAAGACCTTTCAGGTCTATAGCTTGGAAAAAGCTTTTCACCAGCCTTGGCTTACAAAGCATATCAGCAAGACCGTTTGCAAAATAGGCAACCTAACCTCAGATTGATTTGACGAAGCAATGCTGAATAAGATGTACATACTTTTGTTCTTACTATTGACAACAATGTTGTTCCATCCAAAGCACAGCGCCATGGTTTTCCTGGATCCGAACTCTTCAATTTCCCTGACAAATGTTAACCCCATAGCATCTGAATCAACAAAGTTGACATCCATCTCCAGCATCTTTTTGCAACTCCTGTGCATGATTGGATCTGCGCATTACATGTCATTCAAAGATATGTTTTCCCCTACTAATTGCAAGAAAAATACACGATCAAACGCAATGCCTACTTGCACTTCACGCAATGCCTACTTGTACAGGGTTGGGAAAGAATCTGCAGCGGTTCTTCGGGCATTCAACAAAAAGGGAATTTTAATTTTCTGGACTAAAGAGTGCTTGGCATACCCAGAGAAGCCACTCCCGCAAGACACCATGACCCGTAGCTACCTCGTCTTTGAGACGGTCTGTTAACCTTTTTTGTTTTGCAAATTACTTTAGAAACCCAAATCTCTCTTTATCCATCAAACATCATAAAAAAAAGACCAACAGTAATGAAATGCAATCGGAAGTATGAGATGGAGTTAGTAGAAAGAGTGATTCTAgacgaacaacaaaaaaaaacaacttaaAAACAATCCTCTCA comes from Papaver somniferum cultivar HN1 chromosome 7, ASM357369v1, whole genome shotgun sequence and encodes:
- the LOC113296457 gene encoding uncharacterized protein LOC113296457, with amino-acid sequence MGALEVFASTIGKFSDNDDLRAVQNIAQMIFEGGGAVATIAGCNSKLINWVLEAITCTKWDAKVCAVGFLNTLLMSSMKNRFQLGQMGIVPVVVNALSSLTRIDYFCGSAIAALDIVKGCASDKFVNDALELDIAIFPPSMDMIHGSTMHFKAEIEERLISLIESLTGGIAETEKHILSKRFEENDGERITWLMEHFIRYSKKVDAAANHLKKKQLNSSELYKEKLQYGFPTLQSIAVILGYLWSSEISAKIESELSHHQIEKKVVWDILSEYRDNIGSAGGSVESTKTVIEEYIASLEVENRDQRMKSCT